Proteins encoded in a region of the Bombina bombina isolate aBomBom1 chromosome 12, aBomBom1.pri, whole genome shotgun sequence genome:
- the LOC128643241 gene encoding uncharacterized protein LOC128643241: protein MTHGLNTGVKAQNVYVTALYSSIPHEKGMEALAFFFREWSEFSAEFQTFILLVSLFLLTHNFFEFEGTFYLQRYGTAMGAKFAPYYANLFMGWWELSLIFGDSNPHKKDISFYCQFIDDLILIWDGSEADLEFVEGINQNKMGLKFTFETQLNEINFLDVTLSGTLEGKVKTNLYRKPISGNSLLHARSCHPKHVLYAIAKGQFIRAKRNCSDIKDCHIQMGDVSRRLVQRGYPQKIVKKAHREVVGSHRSDLLRDKSKTKEMHKGVTFVTDYSSQYEEVCKIVKHHFSMLIADDRLIDCVQEGIRCSYWRNRTLGNLLSPTVLKKPTSQASDWLTSKGSFKCGSSRCGACDYLIVSDHFNSTVTGKTYEVNFCLNCTSVYVIYCITCTKCGKQYVGLTRRDIRTRVREHLSTIRVGKATTPLCVSFCTNTQ, encoded by the coding sequence ACACATGGACTAAATACAGGAGTCAAAGCACAAAATGTTTACGTCACAGCCCTATACTCATCCATTCCCCATGAGAAGGGAATGGAAGCACTTGCTTTTTTCTTTCGAGAATGGTCAGAATTCTCTGCAGAGTTCCAAACATTTATTCTTCTGGTGTCCCTTTTCCTTCTGACCCATAACTTTTTTGAATTTGAGGGTACCTTCTACCTCCAGAGatatgggacggctatgggggctaaatttgccccctattacgccaacctttttatgggttggtgggagctgtccctcatctttggagatagtaatccccaCAAAAAGGACATCAGCTTCTATTGTCAATTTATCGATGACTTGATCCTCATTTGGGATGGCAGTGAAGCTGATTTAGAGTTTGTGGAGGGTATTAACCAAAATAAAATGGGACTCAAATTTACCTTTGAGACACAGCTGAATGAAATTAATTTTCTTGATGTGACACTTAGTGGCACCCTAGAGGGTAAAgtaaaaacaaatttatatagGAAACCCATATCCggcaactctttgttgcatgctaggagctgccaccccaaacatgtgCTGTATGCAATTGCAAAAGGGCAATTTATAAGAGCAAAAAGAAATTGCTCGGATATTAAAGATTGCCATATCCAGATGGGGGATGTCAGTAGACGTTTGGTCCAAAGAGGATACCCCCAGAAGATTGTCAAGAAAGCACACAGAGAGGTTGTGGGATCACATAGATCTGATTTACTGAGAGATAAATCTAAGACCAAAGAGATGCATAAAGGTGTAACCTTCGTTACGGACTATAGTTCCCAATACGAAGAGGTATGTAAAATTGTTAAGCATCATTTTAGTATGCTTATTGCAGATGACAGACTTATAGACTGTGTCCAGGAGGGAATCAGATGCTCCTATTGGAGGAATCGTACACTAGGCAATTTGTTATCTCCCACGGTACTAAAAAAGCCTACATCTCAGGCTAGTGATTGGCTCACTAGCAAGGGATCCTTCAAGTGTGGCAGCTCTAGATGTGGAGCTTGTGATTATCTGATTGTGTCTGATCACTTTAACTCCACAGTGACAGGTAAAACATATGAAGTAAATTTCTGTTtaaactgtacctcagtgtatgttATATATTGTATAACATGCACTAAATGTGGGAAACAGTATGTTGGGCTCACCAGAAGGGACATCAGGACTAGGGTGAGAGAGCATCTGTCAACTATTCGAGTTGGAAAGGCTACCACCCCCCTTTGTGTATCATTTTGCACAAACACACAATAA